A single Tenacibaculum sp. Bg11-29 DNA region contains:
- the era gene encoding GTPase Era: MTHKAGFVNIIGNPNVGKSTLMNALVGEKLSIITSKAQTTRHRILGIVNDDDHQVIFSDTPGIIKPAYELQQSMMDFVKSAFDDADILIYMVEVGEKELKNEAFFNRIIHSEIPVILLLNKIDKSSQEEVEEKIEYWKNKVPNAFVYVISALEKFNVDSVFTKIKELLPDAPAFYPKDQLTDKPERFFVNEKIREKILTHYKKEIPYSIEVETEEFFEEETIIKIRSVIMVERDTQKGIIIGHKGAALKRVGTESRKDLELFFDKKVFLELYVKVNKNWRSNDRQLKRFGYKD; encoded by the coding sequence ATGACACATAAAGCAGGATTTGTAAACATCATCGGAAACCCAAATGTTGGGAAATCAACCTTAATGAATGCATTAGTTGGTGAGAAATTATCTATCATTACTTCTAAAGCACAAACTACCAGACATCGTATTTTAGGAATTGTGAATGATGACGACCATCAAGTTATATTTTCTGACACTCCAGGAATTATTAAACCTGCTTATGAACTACAACAATCAATGATGGATTTTGTAAAATCGGCTTTTGATGATGCTGATATTTTAATTTACATGGTTGAAGTTGGAGAAAAAGAATTAAAGAATGAAGCGTTTTTTAATAGAATAATTCACAGTGAAATTCCTGTAATTTTATTATTAAACAAAATAGATAAATCTTCACAAGAAGAGGTTGAAGAAAAAATTGAATATTGGAAAAATAAAGTGCCTAATGCTTTTGTTTATGTAATTTCTGCCCTAGAAAAGTTTAATGTCGATTCAGTTTTTACAAAAATTAAAGAATTACTACCAGATGCACCTGCTTTTTATCCTAAAGATCAGTTAACTGATAAACCTGAACGATTTTTTGTGAACGAAAAAATACGTGAAAAAATTCTAACGCACTATAAAAAAGAAATTCCGTATTCTATAGAAGTAGAGACTGAAGAGTTTTTTGAAGAAGAAACTATTATAAAAATCCGTTCAGTAATAATGGTTGAACGCGATACTCAAAAAGGTATAATTATAGGTCATAAAGGAGCAGCTCTTAAACGTGTAGGTACAGAGTCTCGTAAAGATTTAGAATTATTTTTTGACAAAAAAGTATTTTTAGAATTATATGTAAAAGTGAATAAGAACTGGCGTTCAAATGACCGACAATTAAAACGCTTTGGTTACAAAGATTAA
- a CDS encoding sensor histidine kinase, with amino-acid sequence MENFEGSIIPVIWLVLGLFIIVVLLFFLILFLKIHVKKIKTEEKKKHDLIISYQKELLKTTILTQEKERNRIAQDIHDGIVSQLNVIRLSKKEDEKAVNEKLKECIKTVRLISYDLMPPLIEETPVEELLAKLILDLEASTEVQIHSVIHDNSKVEASVKLQLVRIVQEVTTNIIKHANATKIVFLLRVTKSNVALKIEDNGVGFKDSNIAGLGLKNITARTQLLNGIHKFKSIPDIKTSFLLKVNLP; translated from the coding sequence ATGGAAAATTTTGAAGGTTCAATAATACCTGTTATATGGTTAGTACTAGGTCTTTTTATAATTGTTGTTTTGTTGTTCTTTTTAATTTTGTTTTTAAAAATTCATGTTAAAAAAATTAAAACGGAAGAAAAGAAAAAACACGATTTAATAATCTCGTATCAAAAAGAATTATTAAAAACGACCATTCTTACACAAGAAAAAGAACGGAACCGAATTGCGCAAGATATTCATGACGGAATAGTTTCGCAATTAAATGTTATTCGATTATCAAAAAAAGAGGATGAAAAAGCTGTAAACGAAAAGCTTAAAGAGTGTATTAAAACAGTGCGATTGATTTCATATGATTTAATGCCTCCGCTTATTGAAGAAACACCGGTAGAAGAGTTGTTAGCCAAATTAATTCTAGATTTAGAGGCAAGTACAGAAGTTCAAATACATAGTGTTATACATGATAATAGTAAAGTTGAAGCAAGTGTTAAATTACAATTGGTAAGAATTGTACAAGAAGTAACCACAAATATTATAAAACATGCGAATGCGACTAAAATTGTATTTTTATTAAGAGTTACTAAAAGCAATGTTGCATTAAAAATAGAAGATAATGGTGTTGGCTTTAAAGATTCTAATATTGCTGGATTGGGGTTGAAAAATATAACAGCAAGAACACAATTGTTAAACGGAATTCATAAATTTAAAAGTATCCCAGATATTAAAACAAGCTTTTTATTAAAAGTAAACTTACCTTAA
- a CDS encoding response regulator transcription factor: MKRQTPIIQIAIVDDDIMVSTLLRDFFERNSTIKTLYIANSGNQFLEEFGNNVTIPDVVLLDLRMKNGSGLEVLEKLSIMEESPKVIVMSSHYDASYMGQMLKLGCDAFLPKEIDPEELIEIIYRVYEYGHYFLEEQIVSLRKQVATKSPKLHLNSKDSLSERELEVLELLCQQLTTKEIADRLFISPKTVEMHKSNLLVKTGVRNSVGLIMYAVQNKLIDPNNLILLD; encoded by the coding sequence ATGAAAAGACAAACTCCCATAATTCAAATTGCAATTGTAGATGATGATATAATGGTGTCTACACTATTGCGAGATTTTTTTGAACGAAATAGTACTATTAAAACACTTTATATTGCTAATAGCGGAAATCAGTTTTTAGAAGAATTCGGAAACAATGTAACAATTCCTGATGTTGTACTCTTGGATTTACGTATGAAAAATGGTAGTGGATTAGAAGTATTAGAGAAGTTATCTATAATGGAAGAAAGTCCTAAGGTTATTGTGATGTCTAGTCATTATGATGCTTCTTATATGGGGCAAATGTTAAAGCTAGGATGTGATGCTTTTCTGCCAAAAGAAATTGATCCAGAAGAATTGATAGAAATTATATATAGAGTATATGAATATGGACATTATTTTTTAGAGGAACAAATTGTTAGTTTACGAAAGCAAGTGGCTACAAAAAGTCCGAAGTTACATCTTAATTCTAAAGACAGTCTTTCGGAAAGAGAACTAGAGGTTTTAGAACTCTTGTGTCAACAATTAACCACAAAAGAAATTGCGGACAGGCTGTTTATTTCACCAAAAACAGTTGAAATGCATAAAAGTAATTTACTCGTTAAAACAGGAGTAAGAAACTCTGTAGGACTTATTATGTATGCAGTCCAAAATAAATTAATAGATCCGAATAACTTAATACTATTGGATTAA
- a CDS encoding GTP-binding protein, whose protein sequence is MEDQLYNQIFLKPRFQIDFEMNSEVLMSEIKNYLSDETRYKMKVVDTHVIIDIPDKETHFWSPQLSLEIESITEETSKIKGLFGPKPQVWTFFMFLHFVVATAFLIFGVIAYTNWSLQKGSIFPIVMLVVLPIVWVILYFAGTIGRSTGEKQMKSLKNFTKLLLKKIN, encoded by the coding sequence ATGGAGGATCAACTGTATAATCAGATTTTTTTAAAACCAAGGTTTCAAATTGATTTTGAAATGAATTCTGAGGTTTTAATGAGCGAAATTAAAAATTACTTATCTGATGAAACTAGATATAAAATGAAGGTTGTAGATACTCATGTGATTATTGATATACCCGATAAGGAAACTCATTTTTGGTCTCCTCAATTATCGTTAGAGATAGAAAGTATAACCGAAGAAACTTCAAAAATAAAAGGGTTATTTGGCCCAAAACCACAGGTATGGACCTTTTTTATGTTCTTGCATTTTGTTGTAGCTACTGCTTTTTTAATCTTTGGAGTTATTGCGTATACCAATTGGTCTTTACAAAAAGGGTCAATATTTCCTATAGTAATGCTAGTAGTTTTACCAATAGTATGGGTAATACTTTATTTTGCAGGGACTATAGGTAGGTCTACAGGTGAAAAGCAAATGAAAAGTTTAAAGAATTTTACTAAGTTGTTATTAAAAAAGATAAATTAA